The Yoonia sp. SS1-5 genome contains a region encoding:
- the atpD gene encoding F0F1 ATP synthase subunit beta has translation MANAKGKITQIIGAVVDVQFDDHLPEILNALTTDNNGKELTLEVAQHLGENTVRAIAMDSTEGLVRGQEVTDQGTTITVPVGDATLGRIMNVVGDPVDEKGAIGEQERRSIHAEAPPFEAQSTASEVLVTGIKVIDLLAPYAKGGKIGLFGGAGVGKTVLIQELINNIAKVHSGYSVFAGVGERTREGNDLYYEFIESGVINAEDLTKSKVALVYGQMNEPPGARMRVALSGLTMAESFRDQSGTDVLFFVDNIFRFTQAGSEVSALLGRIPSAVGYQPTLATDMGAMQERITSTKNGSITSVQAIYVPADDLTDPAPATSFAHLDATTVLNRAISEKGIYPAVDPLDSTSRLLDPAIVGEEHYAVAADVQQMLQRYKSLQDIIAILGMDELSEEDKLTVSRARKIERFLSQPFDVAEVFTGSPGVQVPLEDTIASFKAVVAGEYDHFPEGAFYMVGGIEEVKAKAEKMAADAA, from the coding sequence ATGGCAAACGCAAAAGGTAAGATCACGCAGATCATCGGCGCCGTCGTTGACGTGCAGTTTGATGACCATCTGCCTGAGATTCTGAACGCCCTGACGACCGATAATAACGGCAAGGAACTGACACTTGAGGTGGCACAGCACCTCGGTGAAAACACGGTTCGTGCCATCGCGATGGACTCGACCGAAGGTCTGGTGCGCGGTCAGGAAGTCACCGACCAGGGGACGACCATCACCGTGCCTGTGGGCGACGCCACATTGGGCCGGATCATGAACGTTGTGGGTGACCCCGTTGATGAAAAGGGCGCAATCGGCGAGCAAGAGCGCCGGTCTATTCACGCAGAAGCCCCACCATTCGAAGCACAATCCACCGCGTCCGAAGTGCTGGTGACCGGGATCAAGGTCATCGACCTTCTGGCCCCTTATGCCAAGGGTGGTAAAATCGGCCTCTTCGGTGGTGCGGGTGTTGGTAAGACCGTTCTTATTCAGGAACTGATCAACAACATCGCCAAGGTGCACTCTGGTTACTCTGTTTTCGCCGGTGTGGGTGAACGGACCCGCGAAGGGAACGACCTTTACTACGAATTCATCGAATCCGGTGTTATCAACGCCGAAGACCTGACCAAATCCAAAGTGGCACTGGTTTACGGCCAGATGAACGAGCCTCCGGGTGCGCGTATGCGTGTGGCCCTGTCCGGTTTGACCATGGCGGAATCCTTCCGCGACCAGTCCGGGACAGACGTTCTGTTCTTCGTCGACAACATCTTCCGCTTTACCCAGGCCGGTTCCGAGGTGTCCGCGCTTTTGGGTCGTATCCCATCCGCTGTGGGCTATCAGCCAACACTGGCGACCGACATGGGTGCGATGCAGGAACGGATTACATCCACCAAGAACGGGTCGATCACCTCCGTTCAGGCGATCTACGTGCCTGCGGATGACTTGACCGACCCTGCGCCTGCGACATCGTTTGCGCACCTCGACGCGACAACCGTTCTGAACCGTGCGATTTCGGAAAAGGGTATCTACCCGGCCGTTGACCCGCTCGATTCTACATCGCGTTTGCTGGACCCAGCGATTGTTGGTGAAGAGCATTACGCCGTGGCCGCCGACGTGCAGCAGATGCTGCAGCGCTACAAGTCGCTTCAGGATATCATCGCGATCCTTGGCATGGACGAACTGTCAGAAGAAGACAAACTGACCGTGTCCCGTGCGCGTAAGATCGAGCGCTTCCTGTCGCAGCCGTTTGACGTAGCCGAGGTGTTCACCGGCTCACCTGGTGTTCAGGTGCCACTGGAAGACACAATTGCATCGTTCAAGGCCGTTGTGGCCGGTGAATATGACCACTTCCCTGAAGGTGCCTTCTATATGGTTGGCGGCATTGAAGAAGTGAAAGCCAAAGCCGAGAAAATGGCTGCGGACGCAGCGTAA
- a CDS encoding phosphomannomutase — MAPKFGTSGLRGLVTELDERCVGDHVGAFIAACQTGTGLFVGHDLRDSSPDIARMVMNAARACGLQVTDCGAVPTPALALASTSTDAAAVMITGSHIPADRNGLKFYTPNGEITKADEAAIVATLGAARDRVTPGDLTSADDVGQAYLARYTTAFGADALAGMRIGIYAHSAVGRGLMADLLRALGAEPVMLGASDSFIPVDTEAVAPEIRQHLRDWAAAERVDAIVSTDADGDRPLVTNELGEVVPGDILGQIAATMLGADKVVTPISSNTGVSAKGVFDDVVLTRIGSPYVIAAMEDIGGQVVGYEANGGFLLGFSADGPAGILAPLMTRDALLPMLCVLTAARSSSLSALVAAEPPRFTAADRLQEVPTARSTAYVAKLTENAADRAGFLAHFDGAEAEVNTTDGLRMTLTDGRVLHLRPSGNAPELRLYVEATDRQVAQATLDQGLAVLRTIFTG, encoded by the coding sequence ATGGCACCAAAATTCGGAACAAGCGGGCTACGGGGGCTGGTGACCGAGCTTGATGAACGCTGCGTTGGCGATCATGTCGGGGCGTTTATCGCCGCCTGTCAAACCGGCACGGGCCTTTTTGTGGGCCATGATCTGCGCGACTCTTCACCGGATATTGCCCGGATGGTTATGAATGCGGCCCGCGCATGCGGTCTGCAGGTTACCGATTGCGGCGCCGTCCCAACGCCGGCCCTTGCGCTGGCGTCGACGAGTACGGATGCGGCGGCCGTCATGATCACCGGCAGTCATATCCCGGCTGATCGCAATGGTCTGAAATTCTACACCCCAAATGGCGAGATCACCAAAGCGGACGAGGCTGCGATTGTCGCGACACTTGGCGCTGCGCGTGATCGGGTCACGCCCGGTGATCTGACGTCCGCTGATGATGTCGGGCAGGCGTATCTGGCCCGTTACACAACGGCCTTCGGCGCGGATGCCCTGGCGGGGATGCGTATCGGTATTTATGCGCATAGCGCCGTTGGGCGCGGATTGATGGCGGATTTGTTGCGTGCACTCGGGGCAGAGCCGGTGATGCTTGGGGCGTCGGATAGTTTCATCCCCGTTGATACAGAGGCCGTGGCACCTGAAATCCGTCAACACCTGCGCGATTGGGCAGCGGCAGAGCGTGTGGACGCCATCGTCTCGACCGATGCGGATGGTGATCGCCCGCTGGTAACCAATGAGCTGGGCGAGGTCGTGCCAGGCGATATTCTGGGTCAGATTGCAGCAACGATGCTGGGGGCCGACAAGGTGGTCACGCCGATTTCATCCAATACCGGCGTTTCGGCGAAAGGTGTGTTTGATGATGTGGTGCTGACCCGGATCGGGTCGCCCTATGTGATTGCCGCGATGGAGGATATCGGCGGTCAGGTCGTGGGCTACGAGGCCAATGGTGGCTTTCTGTTGGGTTTTTCAGCGGATGGCCCGGCCGGGATACTGGCCCCGTTGATGACGCGCGATGCGCTATTGCCCATGCTGTGTGTTTTGACCGCCGCCAGATCCAGCAGTCTCAGCGCGCTGGTCGCTGCGGAACCACCGCGTTTCACCGCAGCCGACAGGTTGCAGGAGGTGCCGACGGCGCGGTCGACCGCCTATGTTGCCAAGCTGACCGAGAATGCGGCAGATCGCGCCGGTTTTCTTGCCCATTTTGATGGTGCCGAAGCCGAGGTGAACACGACGGACGGCTTGCGCATGACATTGACGGATGGTCGCGTATTGCATCTGCGCCCATCGGGGAATGCGCCCGAACTGCGCCTTTATGTGGAAGCAACTGACAGGCAGGTCGCCCAGGCAACGCTTGATCAGGGACTTGCTGTGTTGCGGACGATCTTTACGGGCTAG
- a CDS encoding F0F1 ATP synthase subunit epsilon, producing MANLQFDLVSPERRLASVEASEVQIPGADGDMTAMADHAPTITTLRPGVLTVVHGGGSDQYVVSGGFAEITAAGVSVLAEQALPKAEVTQEVYDQMVADAKAAFGKAQETFKNEPGPVDDAAKLLADMVAIGGTIGLNANN from the coding sequence ATGGCAAACCTACAATTTGATCTCGTCTCGCCCGAACGCCGTCTGGCGTCGGTCGAGGCATCCGAGGTCCAGATCCCCGGCGCAGACGGTGACATGACCGCGATGGCGGATCATGCCCCGACGATCACCACATTGCGCCCTGGCGTGCTGACCGTGGTGCATGGTGGCGGGTCCGACCAATATGTCGTCTCGGGCGGTTTTGCGGAAATCACAGCTGCGGGTGTTTCGGTTCTGGCCGAACAGGCGCTGCCCAAAGCCGAAGTGACGCAAGAGGTCTATGACCAGATGGTTGCTGATGCCAAAGCCGCATTTGGCAAGGCGCAGGAAACGTTCAAGAACGAACCGGGCCCCGTGGATGACGCGGCCAAGCTGTTGGCTGACATGGTCGCTATCGGCGGAACTATCGGATTGAACGCCAACAATTGA
- the atpA gene encoding F0F1 ATP synthase subunit alpha, producing the protein MAIQASEISAILKDQIKNFGQEAEVAEVGRVLSVGDGIARVYGLDNVQAGEMVEFPGGIRGMALNLEADNVGVVIFGSDRDIKEGDTVKRTKSIVDVPVGDELLGRVVDGLGNPLDGKGPIKTKTRAVADSKAPGIIPRKSVHEPMATGLKSVDAMIPIGRGQRELIIGDRQTGKTAVALDTILNQKSYNDAAGDDESQKLYCVYVAVGQKRSTVAQLVKKLEESGAIEYSIVVAATASDPAPMQFLAPYSATAMAEHFRDNGRHALIIYDDLSKQAVSYRQMSLLLRRPPGREAYPGDVFYLHSRLLERSSKLNEDNGSGSLTALPIIETQGGDVSAFIPTNVISITDGQIFLETELFYQGIRPAVNTGLSVSRVGSAAQTNSMKSVAGPVKLELAQYREMAAFAQFGSDLDAATQALLNRGARLTELMKQPQYSPLTNAEIVCVIYAGTKGYLDKVDVKDVGRFEAGLLKHLRTNASDVLDYITKEDPKIKGEAEDKIKAALDAFAKDFA; encoded by the coding sequence ATGGCGATCCAAGCGTCTGAAATCTCTGCGATCCTGAAGGACCAGATCAAGAACTTCGGTCAAGAAGCCGAAGTGGCCGAAGTTGGCCGGGTACTCAGCGTGGGCGATGGTATCGCCCGTGTCTACGGCCTGGACAACGTGCAGGCCGGTGAGATGGTTGAATTCCCTGGCGGTATCCGCGGGATGGCATTGAACCTGGAAGCCGACAACGTGGGTGTTGTTATCTTCGGTTCCGACCGTGACATCAAAGAAGGCGACACAGTCAAGCGCACGAAATCCATCGTGGACGTCCCTGTGGGTGACGAACTGCTGGGTCGCGTTGTTGACGGCCTTGGCAATCCGCTGGATGGCAAAGGCCCGATCAAGACAAAGACCCGCGCTGTTGCTGACAGCAAGGCCCCGGGCATCATCCCACGCAAATCGGTGCACGAGCCGATGGCAACTGGTCTGAAATCCGTTGACGCGATGATCCCAATCGGTCGTGGCCAGCGTGAGTTGATCATTGGTGACCGCCAGACAGGTAAAACCGCAGTGGCGCTGGATACGATCCTGAACCAGAAATCCTACAACGATGCTGCCGGCGACGATGAAAGCCAAAAGCTGTATTGTGTTTATGTGGCTGTTGGCCAGAAACGTTCAACCGTTGCGCAGCTGGTGAAGAAGCTCGAAGAATCCGGTGCGATTGAATACTCCATCGTGGTCGCCGCGACGGCATCTGACCCCGCACCAATGCAGTTCCTTGCACCTTACTCCGCAACAGCAATGGCCGAGCATTTCCGCGACAATGGTCGCCACGCGCTGATCATCTATGATGACCTGTCCAAACAGGCCGTGTCTTATCGCCAGATGTCCCTGCTGCTGCGCCGTCCGCCAGGGCGCGAAGCCTACCCAGGTGACGTTTTCTACCTTCACTCCCGTCTGCTGGAACGGTCTTCGAAACTGAACGAAGACAACGGGTCCGGTTCGCTGACCGCACTGCCGATCATCGAAACCCAGGGTGGTGACGTGTCGGCCTTTATTCCGACGAACGTGATTTCGATCACCGATGGTCAGATTTTCCTTGAGACCGAGCTTTTCTATCAGGGTATCCGCCCTGCGGTGAACACCGGTCTTTCTGTTTCTCGTGTTGGATCGGCCGCGCAGACAAACTCTATGAAGTCGGTTGCAGGTCCGGTGAAACTGGAACTTGCCCAGTATCGTGAAATGGCGGCCTTTGCGCAGTTTGGTTCCGATCTGGATGCCGCGACACAGGCATTGCTGAACCGTGGTGCGCGTCTGACCGAGCTGATGAAGCAGCCGCAATATTCGCCGCTGACCAATGCCGAGATCGTGTGTGTTATCTACGCTGGCACCAAAGGGTATCTGGACAAGGTTGATGTGAAAGATGTTGGTCGGTTTGAGGCTGGCTTGTTGAAGCACTTGCGCACAAACGCATCCGACGTGTTGGACTACATCACCAAGGAAGATCCAAAGATCAAAGGCGAGGCTGAAGACAAGATCAAAGCCGCTTTGGACGCATTCGCCAAAGATTTCGCCTGA
- a CDS encoding F0F1 ATP synthase subunit delta, with the protein MSETAGISTGIAQRYATAVFDIAKEGKAIKALESDVAALEGAMAESADLRTLLTSPLYSRDEQSGAIGEIAKKMELSDTTRNVLSLLASKRRLFVMPQLLAVLQDMLADERGEVTAEVTTAKKLTKAQADKLAETLKAQVGKSITIKETVDESIIGGLIVKVGSKMIDTSIASKLNALQNTMKEVG; encoded by the coding sequence GTGTCCGAAACTGCTGGTATTTCAACGGGTATCGCGCAGCGCTATGCGACTGCTGTGTTCGATATCGCCAAAGAAGGCAAAGCCATCAAAGCACTCGAATCAGATGTTGCTGCACTGGAAGGTGCAATGGCCGAAAGCGCAGACCTGCGCACATTGCTGACCTCACCGCTTTACAGCCGTGATGAACAATCCGGGGCGATTGGTGAAATCGCCAAGAAAATGGAACTCTCCGACACCACACGCAACGTGTTGTCCTTGCTGGCAAGCAAACGTCGCTTGTTTGTAATGCCGCAGTTGCTGGCTGTTCTGCAGGACATGCTTGCCGACGAACGTGGCGAGGTCACTGCAGAAGTCACAACCGCCAAGAAGCTGACAAAAGCGCAGGCCGACAAGCTGGCCGAAACGCTGAAGGCTCAGGTCGGTAAATCCATCACCATCAAAGAAACCGTGGATGAGAGCATCATTGGCGGTCTTATTGTTAAAGTGGGCTCAAAGATGATCGACACGTCGATCGCCTCCAAGCTCAACGCACTCCAAAACACTATGAAAGAGGTCGGATAA
- the galE gene encoding UDP-glucose 4-epimerase GalE — protein MRVLVTGGAGYIGSHTLLELMAQGHEVCVLDNYSNASPEVLTRVRSLSNGQISDHTGDIRDSATLDAVMADFRPEAVIHFAGLKAVGESTEKPLYYYDVNVAGTLNLLDAMAKVDCNIIVFSSSATVYGEPVYLPYDEAHPTNPTSVYGRSKLMVEHILTDWAAARDQASAVILRYFNPVGAHESARIGEDPRDIPNNLMPFIAQVAVGKREALTIFGDDYDTPDGTGQRDYIHVVDLARAHVAALDYGKRHKGARPFNIGTGQSYSVRDMIAAFAKACGKPIPAKVAARRAGDIAAMQADAQRAKDELGWAARHDLDDMTQSTWAWQSKNPDGYEG, from the coding sequence ATGCGGGTCTTGGTTACCGGGGGGGCCGGCTACATCGGTAGTCACACATTGCTGGAACTGATGGCGCAAGGCCACGAGGTCTGCGTCTTGGACAATTACAGCAATGCCTCGCCCGAGGTGTTGACCCGGGTCCGCAGCCTGTCAAACGGCCAGATCAGTGATCACACAGGTGATATTCGGGACAGCGCTACACTGGACGCAGTGATGGCCGATTTCCGACCCGAGGCCGTGATCCATTTTGCGGGGCTGAAGGCCGTTGGCGAAAGCACCGAAAAGCCGCTTTACTATTACGATGTCAATGTCGCCGGTACACTGAACCTGCTCGACGCGATGGCAAAGGTTGATTGCAACATTATCGTCTTTTCGTCATCCGCGACCGTCTATGGCGAACCTGTCTATCTGCCCTATGACGAAGCACACCCAACCAATCCCACATCTGTCTATGGCCGGTCCAAGCTGATGGTGGAACATATCCTGACGGATTGGGCCGCCGCCCGTGATCAGGCCTCTGCCGTGATCCTGCGCTACTTCAACCCCGTCGGCGCGCATGAGTCAGCCCGGATCGGCGAGGATCCCCGCGATATTCCCAACAATCTGATGCCCTTCATTGCGCAGGTCGCGGTTGGCAAGCGCGAGGCGTTGACGATCTTTGGCGATGATTATGACACCCCCGATGGGACCGGCCAGCGAGACTATATTCACGTCGTGGATCTGGCACGCGCGCATGTGGCCGCACTGGACTATGGCAAGCGCCACAAGGGCGCCCGCCCCTTTAATATCGGGACCGGCCAAAGCTACAGCGTCAGGGACATGATCGCGGCTTTCGCCAAGGCTTGCGGCAAACCGATCCCGGCCAAGGTTGCCGCCCGCCGTGCTGGCGATATTGCGGCAATGCAGGCGGACGCCCAAAGGGCCAAAGACGAATTGGGGTGGGCCGCCCGGCACGATCTTGACGACATGACGCAAAGCACCTGGGCCTGGCAGTCCAAAAACCCCGACGGGTATGAAGGCTAG
- a CDS encoding M10 family metallopeptidase C-terminal domain-containing protein — protein MPDLPADDTTTAILTYGTDVTGSLETYRDRDWYQIDVAPGAWVQVTQRGTGANPVSDSFLRVYDSEMNLLTADDELNASNSNLDAALLFDGGVGGTYYIEAASYRDRTTGDYVLNAQQVAAPRGSLADVLESGNQRSDRDISVYFVPEGDRANQGYRTSRDKQDDITSDGWTDYEMVRFIAAFDAIAAVTNVTFTITDNPNADYQLVLDDNELQNNGLLGYFYQPSSSRPSVGVFNAKGQGWSDESRGGLEKGGLGYATIVHELLHGLGLDHPHESASSVAGTHVAFEDLGANGYNQGIYTTMSYNGGYATTGHVGRFRHNEAGPMTLDIIALQDLYGANTTTARGDDSYVLFDDMAYWEAIWDAAGHDTIRYDGTADTTIDLRAADLAYGQGGAGHISSVDGFTGGYLIAYGVQIEGAVGGAGNDTLIASDADSRLEGNDGDDQLIGGTGDDTLIGGAGQDALFGGIGNDDLSGGAGDDSLTGNAGADRIAATAGQNEMHGGGGADVLTGGVDNDLIHGGSGDDMMTGGDGNDVLFGGRGRDIIDGGDGDDQITGGWGADTLTGGLGADSFVFHIASDSAAGRGQRDVITDFETGHDMIDLGLIATSAPDGLAFIGTRDFDGAGQLRLDQDGTDAVLQLDADGDGHADLEILLLNTTDLSASDLIL, from the coding sequence ATGCCAGACCTGCCAGCCGACGACACCACCACCGCAATCCTGACTTATGGTACCGACGTCACCGGATCACTGGAAACCTACCGCGACCGCGATTGGTACCAGATTGATGTTGCACCGGGTGCATGGGTACAGGTCACCCAGCGTGGTACAGGCGCCAACCCGGTCAGCGACTCGTTCCTGCGGGTCTACGATTCCGAGATGAACCTGCTGACAGCAGATGACGAGTTGAACGCATCAAACAGCAACCTTGACGCAGCCCTTTTGTTCGACGGCGGCGTCGGCGGCACCTATTATATCGAGGCCGCCTCTTACCGGGATCGGACAACCGGCGACTATGTTCTGAACGCACAGCAGGTGGCCGCCCCACGCGGCAGCCTTGCAGATGTACTTGAAAGCGGGAACCAGCGCAGTGATCGCGACATCAGCGTGTATTTTGTGCCCGAGGGTGACCGGGCGAACCAGGGATACCGGACCAGCCGCGACAAACAGGACGACATCACATCCGATGGCTGGACCGACTATGAAATGGTACGGTTCATTGCCGCCTTTGACGCCATCGCGGCCGTGACCAACGTGACCTTCACAATCACCGACAACCCCAATGCGGATTATCAGTTGGTACTGGATGATAACGAGCTGCAGAATAACGGTCTGCTTGGCTATTTCTATCAACCCTCCAGCAGTCGCCCCAGCGTCGGCGTCTTCAATGCAAAGGGCCAGGGGTGGAGCGACGAAAGCCGGGGCGGATTGGAAAAGGGTGGTCTGGGCTACGCAACCATCGTCCACGAGCTGCTGCACGGTCTGGGTCTGGACCATCCGCACGAATCTGCGTCATCCGTTGCAGGCACGCATGTCGCGTTCGAGGATCTGGGCGCCAATGGTTACAATCAGGGCATCTATACAACGATGTCCTACAATGGCGGCTACGCCACGACCGGCCATGTCGGACGCTTTCGCCATAACGAGGCCGGCCCGATGACGCTTGATATCATTGCGTTGCAAGACCTCTACGGCGCCAACACGACAACGGCCCGGGGCGATGACAGCTACGTGCTGTTCGACGACATGGCCTATTGGGAGGCGATCTGGGACGCTGCCGGCCATGACACGATCCGCTATGACGGCACAGCTGATACCACAATTGACCTGCGCGCCGCCGATCTGGCGTATGGGCAAGGCGGGGCCGGCCATATCTCGTCGGTTGACGGGTTCACCGGTGGTTACCTGATTGCATATGGGGTTCAGATCGAAGGGGCCGTTGGCGGCGCGGGCAACGACACGCTGATTGCGTCTGATGCGGACAGCCGCCTCGAAGGCAATGATGGCGACGATCAACTGATCGGCGGCACAGGCGATGACACGCTGATTGGCGGCGCGGGTCAGGACGCCTTGTTCGGCGGGATCGGTAACGACGATCTCTCAGGCGGGGCTGGTGACGATAGTCTTACGGGCAACGCTGGTGCAGATCGGATCGCAGCGACAGCCGGACAGAACGAAATGCATGGCGGCGGCGGTGCCGATGTTTTGACCGGTGGCGTTGACAATGACCTGATCCATGGGGGCAGCGGTGATGATATGATGACGGGTGGGGACGGAAACGACGTCCTGTTCGGTGGACGTGGCCGCGACATCATTGATGGTGGTGACGGGGACGATCAAATCACCGGCGGCTGGGGCGCTGACACATTGACCGGTGGTCTGGGCGCAGACAGCTTTGTCTTTCATATCGCATCCGACAGCGCGGCAGGACGTGGCCAGCGCGATGTGATTACCGATTTCGAAACAGGACATGACATGATCGACCTTGGATTGATCGCCACAAGTGCACCGGACGGGCTTGCATTTATCGGCACCCGGGACTTTGACGGCGCAGGTCAGCTGCGGCTTGACCAAGACGGCACGGATGCGGTTCTTCAACTGGACGCCGACGGTGATGGCCATGCCGACCTTGAGATCTTGTTGCTGAACACAACAGATCTCTCCGCGTCTGACCTGATCCTTTGA
- a CDS encoding DUF2793 domain-containing protein, producing the protein MPDQTPNLAMPFIQPAQAQKHVTHNEAIELLDVVVQLTLESVGATAPPGTATEGQAWIVGDAATGDWSGQDGMIAGWHGGGWLYVTPQEGWRAWVVDAGMIMVLVGDSWQAAASLENIAGIGINASFDAINRLSVSAAATLLSHEGAGHQVKINKAAATDTASLLYQSGFSGRAELGLAGNDDLSIKVSDDGASFVNALTIPAATGHVQVDQLLRLTPGIPPVTPTAGDIYFDAATTKLRCYDGTGWQDLF; encoded by the coding sequence ATGCCTGATCAGACCCCCAATCTCGCCATGCCATTCATTCAGCCTGCGCAGGCGCAAAAACACGTGACCCATAACGAAGCGATTGAGCTGTTGGACGTCGTTGTCCAACTGACACTGGAATCCGTTGGCGCGACTGCACCGCCCGGGACGGCGACGGAAGGTCAGGCGTGGATCGTGGGCGACGCCGCAACCGGGGACTGGTCCGGGCAGGACGGCATGATTGCGGGCTGGCACGGTGGCGGGTGGCTCTACGTGACGCCGCAGGAAGGCTGGCGCGCCTGGGTCGTTGATGCTGGCATGATCATGGTCCTGGTCGGTGATAGCTGGCAGGCGGCTGCATCGCTTGAGAATATCGCGGGCATCGGGATCAACGCCAGTTTCGATGCGATCAACCGGTTGAGTGTGTCGGCCGCTGCAACCCTTCTTAGCCATGAAGGTGCCGGTCATCAGGTCAAGATCAACAAGGCTGCCGCAACTGATACGGCGTCGCTGTTGTATCAGTCCGGGTTTTCGGGGCGGGCGGAACTTGGTCTGGCCGGGAACGATGATTTAAGCATCAAAGTGTCGGATGATGGCGCAAGCTTCGTCAATGCCCTGACCATTCCGGCGGCTACCGGGCATGTGCAGGTTGATCAACTGCTGCGTCTTACACCCGGAATTCCGCCGGTCACGCCGACGGCGGGTGATATCTATTTCGATGCGGCCACAACAAAACTGCGATGTTATGACGGAACCGGCTGGCAGGACCTGTTCTGA
- a CDS encoding F0F1 ATP synthase subunit gamma, with protein MPSLKDLKNRIESVKSTRKITKAMQMVAAAKLRRAQDAAEASRPYTERFNAVMAGLAASVGGSDSAPKLLSGTGSDQVQLLIVMTAERGLCGGFNGNIAKLAKSHAQKLLAEGKTVKIVTVGKKGRDAIKRDLGSHFIDHVDLTEVKRVGYANAQEIAKGVLARFDAGEFDVATIFFARFENVVTQHPTAQQIIPAKFEQAEDAEATLYDYEPGEEEILADLLPRGVATAIFSALLENAASEQGARQSAMDNATRNAGEMIDKLTIEFNRSRQAVITNELIEIISGAEAL; from the coding sequence ATGCCCAGTCTTAAGGACCTAAAAAACCGGATCGAGTCGGTCAAATCGACCCGCAAGATCACAAAGGCCATGCAGATGGTCGCGGCTGCAAAACTGCGCCGCGCCCAGGATGCAGCCGAGGCATCGCGCCCCTATACCGAACGGTTCAACGCCGTGATGGCGGGGCTGGCTGCATCGGTTGGCGGATCAGATTCTGCGCCAAAATTGCTGTCCGGCACAGGCAGTGATCAGGTGCAATTGCTGATCGTCATGACCGCCGAACGCGGGCTTTGCGGTGGCTTTAACGGCAACATCGCCAAGCTGGCCAAAAGCCACGCGCAAAAGCTGCTTGCCGAAGGCAAGACAGTGAAAATCGTGACCGTCGGCAAAAAAGGCCGCGACGCGATCAAGCGTGACCTTGGCAGCCACTTCATCGACCATGTCGACCTGACAGAGGTAAAGCGTGTCGGCTACGCCAATGCCCAGGAGATCGCCAAAGGCGTTCTGGCTCGCTTTGATGCCGGCGAATTTGACGTGGCGACGATCTTCTTTGCCCGCTTCGAAAATGTCGTCACACAGCACCCCACCGCCCAGCAGATCATTCCTGCCAAGTTCGAGCAGGCCGAAGACGCGGAAGCGACTTTGTACGACTACGAGCCCGGCGAAGAGGAAATCCTCGCTGATCTGTTGCCACGCGGTGTCGCCACGGCCATTTTCAGCGCGCTGCTGGAAAACGCGGCCTCTGAACAGGGCGCGCGGCAATCTGCCATGGACAACGCGACACGCAACGCTGGTGAAATGATCGACAAGCTGACAATCGAGTTCAACCGCTCGCGTCAGGCCGTCATCACCAACGAGCTGATTGAAATTATTTCGGGCGCGGAAGCGCTCTAG